In Salmonella enterica subsp. enterica serovar Typhimurium str. LT2, a single window of DNA contains:
- the yfcH gene encoding putative sugar nucleotide epimerase (similar to E. coli putative sugar nucleotide epimerase (AAC75364.1); Blastp hit to AAC75364.1 (297 aa), 86% identity in aa 1 - 297), protein MQILITGGTGLIGRHLIPRLLTLGHQVTVVTRNPDNARQILDSRVTLWKGLAEREHLNEIDAIINLAGEPIADKRWTSQQKERLCQSRWAITQKLVDLIHASATPPSVLISGSATGYYGDLGDVVVTEDEPPHNEFTHKLCARWEQIACRAQSDQTRVCLLRTGVVLAPQGGILGKMVPPFRLGLGGPVGNGRQYLAWIHIDDMVNGILWLLDNDLRGPFNMVSPYPVHNEHFAHALGRALRRPAIIRIPATAIRLLMGESSVLVLGGQRALPKRLEAAGFAFRWYDLEEALADVIR, encoded by the coding sequence ATGCAGATTCTGATTACCGGCGGTACAGGCCTGATAGGGCGTCATCTCATTCCCCGGCTGTTAACACTGGGGCATCAGGTGACGGTCGTTACGCGCAATCCCGATAACGCGCGTCAGATTCTCGATTCCAGAGTGACATTATGGAAAGGGCTGGCGGAACGTGAGCACCTCAATGAGATTGATGCCATCATCAATCTGGCGGGCGAACCGATTGCCGACAAGCGCTGGACGTCGCAACAAAAAGAACGGTTGTGCCAAAGCCGCTGGGCTATCACGCAAAAGTTGGTGGATTTAATTCATGCCAGCGCAACGCCGCCCTCGGTGTTGATATCCGGCTCCGCCACGGGCTATTACGGCGATCTGGGTGACGTTGTCGTCACTGAAGATGAGCCGCCGCACAACGAATTTACGCATAAACTTTGCGCCCGCTGGGAACAGATTGCCTGTCGTGCGCAGAGCGACCAGACCCGCGTCTGCCTGCTGCGTACCGGCGTTGTCCTGGCGCCGCAAGGCGGGATTCTGGGGAAAATGGTTCCGCCGTTTCGCCTCGGGCTCGGCGGTCCGGTGGGTAATGGTCGGCAATATCTGGCCTGGATTCACATCGACGATATGGTCAACGGCATTCTGTGGCTGCTGGATAACGATCTTCGCGGTCCCTTCAATATGGTCTCGCCGTATCCCGTCCATAATGAGCATTTTGCTCATGCGCTGGGTCGCGCGCTGCGCCGTCCGGCGATTATTCGCATTCCGGCGACGGCAATTCGCTTATTGATGGGAGAGTCGTCAGTGCTGGTGTTGGGCGGACAGCGGGCGCTGCCAAAACGGCTTGAAGCCGCCGGATTCGCATTTCGCTGGTATGATTTAGAAGAGGCGCTGGCGGATGTGATTCGCTAG
- the hisP gene encoding histidine and lysine/arginine/ornithine transport protein (ABC superfamily (atp_bind); histidine transport ATP-binding protein HISP. (SW:HISP_SALTY)), producing MMSENKLHVIDLHKRYGGHEVLKGVSLQARAGDVISIIGSSGSGKSTFLRCINFLEKPSEGAIIVNGQNINLVRDKDGQLKVADKNQLRLLRTRLTMVFQHFNLWSHMTVLENVMEAPIQVLGLSKHDARERALKYLAKVGIDERAQGKYPVHLSGGQQQRVSIARALAMEPDVLLFDEPTSALDPELVGEVLRIMQQLAEEGKTMVVVTHEMGFARHVSSHVIFLHQGKIEEEGDPEQVFGNPQSPRLQQFLKGSLK from the coding sequence ATGATGTCAGAAAATAAATTACACGTTATCGATTTGCACAAACGCTACGGCGGTCATGAAGTGCTGAAAGGGGTATCGCTGCAGGCCCGCGCCGGAGATGTGATTAGCATCATCGGCTCGTCCGGCTCCGGTAAAAGCACTTTTTTGCGCTGTATTAACTTCCTCGAAAAACCGAGCGAAGGCGCGATTATCGTGAACGGTCAGAACATTAATCTGGTGCGCGACAAAGATGGGCAGCTCAAAGTGGCGGATAAAAATCAGCTACGCTTGTTGCGTACCCGCCTGACGATGGTGTTTCAGCACTTCAACCTCTGGAGCCACATGACGGTGCTGGAAAATGTGATGGAAGCGCCGATTCAGGTACTGGGATTAAGCAAGCACGACGCGCGCGAGCGGGCGTTGAAATATCTGGCGAAGGTGGGGATTGATGAGCGCGCTCAGGGCAAATATCCCGTCCATCTCTCCGGCGGCCAACAGCAGCGCGTTTCTATTGCGCGCGCGCTGGCGATGGAACCTGACGTTTTACTGTTCGATGAACCCACATCGGCGCTCGATCCTGAACTGGTCGGCGAAGTGTTGCGCATCATGCAACAACTGGCGGAAGAAGGCAAAACGATGGTGGTGGTCACGCATGAAATGGGCTTCGCTCGCCATGTCTCTTCGCACGTTATTTTTCTGCATCAGGGGAAAATTGAAGAAGAGGGTGATCCGGAGCAGGTGTTCGGCAATCCGCAAAGCCCGCGTTTACAGCAATTCCTGAAAGGCTCGCTGAAATAA
- the hisM gene encoding histidine and lysine/arginine/ornithine transport protein (ABC superfamily (membrane); histidine transport system permease protein HISM. (SW:HISM_SALTY)), with amino-acid sequence MIEIIQEYWKSLLWTDGYRFTGVAITLWLLISSVVMGGLLAVILAVGRVSSNKFIRFPIWLFTYIFRGTPLYVQLLVFYSGMYTLEIVKGTDLLNAFFRSGLNCTVLALTLNTCAYTTEIFAGAIRSVPHGEIEAARAYGFSSFKMYRCIILPSALRIALPAYSNEVILMLHSTALAFTATVPDLLKIARDINSATYQPFTAFGIAAVLYLLISYVLISLFRRAERRWLQHVSSK; translated from the coding sequence GTGATTGAGATCATTCAGGAGTACTGGAAATCCCTGCTTTGGACGGATGGCTATCGTTTTACCGGCGTGGCGATTACGCTGTGGCTGTTAATTTCATCGGTGGTGATGGGCGGTCTTCTGGCGGTGATTCTGGCGGTAGGCCGCGTTTCCAGTAATAAATTCATCCGTTTTCCCATCTGGCTGTTTACGTATATTTTTCGCGGCACGCCGCTGTACGTACAGCTACTGGTGTTCTATTCGGGGATGTATACGCTGGAGATAGTCAAAGGCACCGATCTTCTTAACGCGTTTTTCCGCAGCGGACTAAACTGTACCGTACTGGCGCTGACGCTGAATACCTGCGCGTACACCACGGAAATTTTCGCCGGGGCGATTCGCTCGGTACCGCACGGTGAAATTGAAGCGGCACGGGCCTATGGCTTCTCGTCATTTAAAATGTATCGCTGCATTATTTTGCCGTCGGCATTACGCATCGCCTTGCCTGCCTACAGCAACGAAGTGATTTTAATGCTGCACTCTACGGCGCTGGCGTTTACCGCGACGGTGCCGGATTTGTTGAAAATCGCCCGCGATATTAACTCAGCGACTTACCAGCCGTTTACCGCGTTTGGCATTGCCGCCGTGTTGTATTTACTCATTTCGTATGTCCTGATAAGCCTGTTCCGTCGGGCGGAAAGACGCTGGTTGCAGCACGTGTCCTCTAAATAA
- the hisQ gene encoding histidine and lysine/arginine/ornithine transport system (ABC superfamily (membrane); histidine transport system permease protein HISQ. (SW:HISQ_SALTY)) produces MLYGFSGVILQGAIVTLELALSSVVLAVLIGLVGAGAKLSQNRVTGLIFEGYTTLIRGVPDLVLMLLIFYGLQIALNVVTDSLGIDQIDIDPMVAGIITLGFIYGAYFTETFRGAFMAVPKGHIEAATAFGFTHGQTFRRIMFPAMMRYALPGIGNNWQVILKATALVSLLGLEDVVKATQLAGKSTWEPFYFAVVCGLIYLVFTTVSNGVLLLLERRYSVGVKRADL; encoded by the coding sequence ATGTTGTACGGGTTTTCAGGCGTAATTTTACAGGGCGCGATCGTCACGCTGGAACTGGCGCTCAGTTCCGTGGTGCTGGCCGTGCTTATCGGTCTCGTCGGCGCGGGGGCGAAGCTTTCGCAAAACCGGGTAACGGGGCTTATTTTTGAAGGGTACACCACCCTGATTCGCGGGGTGCCGGATCTGGTCTTAATGCTGCTGATATTTTACGGATTGCAAATCGCGCTTAACGTGGTGACCGATTCGCTGGGTATCGACCAGATAGATATTGATCCGATGGTGGCCGGTATTATCACCCTTGGTTTCATCTACGGCGCCTATTTTACCGAAACCTTTCGCGGCGCGTTTATGGCGGTGCCGAAAGGCCATATCGAGGCGGCGACGGCCTTTGGTTTTACCCACGGGCAAACCTTCCGGCGGATTATGTTCCCGGCGATGATGCGTTACGCCCTGCCGGGGATCGGCAATAACTGGCAGGTGATACTCAAAGCGACGGCGCTGGTGTCGCTGCTGGGCCTGGAAGATGTCGTCAAAGCCACGCAGCTTGCCGGTAAAAGTACCTGGGAGCCTTTCTATTTTGCCGTGGTCTGTGGACTTATCTACCTGGTATTTACCACCGTTTCCAATGGTGTGCTGCTCTTACTTGAGCGTCGCTATTCCGTGGGCGTGAAGAGGGCCGATTTGTGA
- the hisJ gene encoding histidine transport protein (ABC superfamily (bind_prot); histidine-binding periplasmic protein precursor (HBP). (SW:HISJ_SALTY)) gives MKKLALSLSLVLAFSSATAAFAAIPQKIRIGTDPTYAPFESKNAQGELVGFDIDLAKELCKRINTQCTFVENPLDALIPSLKAKKIDAIMSSLSITEKRQQEIAFTDKLYAADSRLVVAKNSDIQPTVASLKGKRVGVLQGTTQETFGNEHWAPKGIEIVSYQGQDNIYSDLTAGRIDAAFQDEVAASEGFLKQPVGKDYKFGGPAVKDEKLFGVGTGMGLRKEDNELREALNKAFAEMRADGTYEKLAKKYFDFDVYGG, from the coding sequence ATGAAAAAACTGGCGTTATCCCTTTCTCTGGTGCTGGCATTTTCCAGCGCTACCGCAGCATTTGCCGCTATTCCACAAAAGATTCGCATCGGTACCGATCCTACATACGCACCGTTTGAATCCAAAAATGCACAAGGTGAATTGGTCGGCTTTGATATCGATCTGGCCAAAGAGCTGTGCAAACGTATCAACACACAGTGTACGTTCGTGGAAAACCCGCTGGATGCGCTGATTCCGTCTTTAAAAGCGAAGAAAATTGATGCCATCATGTCCTCGCTGTCCATCACTGAAAAGCGCCAGCAGGAAATCGCGTTTACCGACAAGCTTTACGCCGCTGATTCCCGTCTGGTGGTGGCGAAGAACTCTGATATTCAGCCGACCGTCGCGTCGCTGAAAGGCAAGCGCGTCGGCGTGCTACAGGGGACGACGCAGGAGACCTTCGGCAATGAGCACTGGGCGCCGAAAGGGATTGAGATCGTCTCTTACCAGGGGCAGGACAACATTTATTCCGACCTGACGGCTGGCCGTATTGATGCGGCGTTCCAGGACGAGGTCGCGGCCAGCGAAGGTTTCCTTAAACAGCCCGTCGGAAAAGACTATAAATTCGGCGGCCCGGCGGTGAAAGATGAGAAGTTATTCGGCGTAGGAACCGGTATGGGGCTGCGCAAAGAGGATAACGAGCTGCGCGAAGCGCTGAACAAAGCCTTTGCTGAAATGCGTGCTGACGGTACTTACGAAAAGCTGGCGAAAAAGTACTTTGATTTTGATGTTTATGGCGGTTAA
- the argT gene encoding lysine/arginine/ornithine transport protein (ABC superfamily (bind_prot); lysine-arginine-ornithine-binding periplasmic protein precursor(LAO-binding protein). (SW:ARGT_SALTY)) — protein sequence MKKTVLALSLLIGLGATAASYAALPQTVRIGTDTTYAPFSSKDAKGEFIGFDIDLGNEMCKRMQVKCTWVASDFDALIPSLKAKKIDAIISSLSITDKRQQEIAFSDKLYAADSRLIAAKGSPIQPTLESLKGKHVGVLQGSTQEAYANDNWRTKGVDVVAYANQDLIYSDLTAGRLDAALQDEVAASEGFLKQPAGKEYAFAGPSVKDKKYFGDGTGVGLRKDDTELKAAFDKALTELRQDGTYDKMAKKYFDFNVYGD from the coding sequence ATGAAGAAGACCGTTCTCGCTTTGTCTTTGCTGATAGGTCTGGGCGCGACGGCGGCCAGTTACGCCGCGCTCCCGCAAACGGTTCGTATTGGAACAGATACCACCTACGCGCCTTTCTCATCAAAAGATGCCAAAGGCGAGTTTATTGGCTTTGATATCGATCTCGGTAATGAAATGTGTAAGCGTATGCAGGTGAAATGTACCTGGGTCGCCAGCGACTTTGATGCGCTTATTCCCTCACTAAAAGCGAAAAAAATTGATGCCATTATTTCATCGCTCTCTATCACCGATAAACGCCAGCAAGAAATTGCGTTTTCCGACAAACTTTACGCGGCGGATTCACGCCTGATTGCGGCAAAAGGGTCTCCCATTCAGCCGACGCTGGAATCGCTGAAAGGCAAGCATGTCGGCGTGCTGCAAGGGTCCACGCAAGAGGCTTACGCCAATGATAACTGGCGCACTAAAGGTGTGGATGTGGTGGCTTATGCCAACCAGGATCTTATCTATTCCGATTTAACCGCCGGTCGTCTGGATGCCGCATTACAGGATGAAGTCGCCGCCAGCGAAGGTTTCCTGAAGCAGCCAGCGGGCAAAGAGTATGCGTTTGCCGGTCCTTCCGTGAAGGATAAAAAATATTTTGGCGACGGGACGGGGGTTGGGCTGCGTAAAGATGATACCGAGCTAAAAGCCGCGTTTGATAAAGCGCTGACCGAACTGCGCCAGGACGGAACTTACGACAAAATGGCCAAAAAGTACTTCGATTTTAATGTTTACGGCGATTGA
- the ubiX gene encoding 3-octaprenyl-4-hydroxybenzoate carboxy-lyase (similar to E. coli 3-octaprenyl-4-hydroxybenzoate carboxy-lyase (AAC75371.1); Blastp hit to AAC75371.1 (189 aa), 91% identity in aa 1 - 189) — protein MKRLIVGISGASGAIYGVRLLQILRDVDSVETHLVMSQAARQTLALETHFSLREVQALADVTHDARDIAASISSGSYPTAGMVILPCSIKTLSGIVHSYTDGLLTRAADVILKERRPLVLCVRETPLHIGHLRLMTQAAEIGAVIMPPVPAFYHLPQTLDDVINQTVNRVLDQFDIPLPHDLFVRWQGA, from the coding sequence ATGAAACGACTCATTGTAGGAATTAGCGGCGCCAGCGGAGCGATTTATGGCGTGCGCTTATTACAAATTTTGCGCGATGTCGATAGCGTGGAAACGCATCTGGTGATGAGCCAGGCGGCCCGGCAAACGCTGGCGCTGGAGACCCATTTTTCGCTGCGCGAGGTGCAGGCGCTGGCCGATGTGACGCACGATGCGCGCGACATTGCCGCCAGCATTTCCTCGGGCTCTTACCCGACGGCGGGAATGGTTATCTTGCCCTGTTCGATTAAAACGCTGTCGGGGATTGTCCACAGTTATACTGACGGACTGCTTACCCGCGCGGCGGATGTGATATTAAAAGAGCGGCGACCTCTGGTGCTGTGTGTGCGCGAAACGCCGCTGCATATCGGGCATTTGCGTTTAATGACCCAGGCCGCTGAGATAGGCGCGGTGATTATGCCGCCGGTTCCGGCTTTTTATCATCTTCCTCAGACGTTAGATGATGTTATAAATCAAACGGTTAACCGAGTGCTGGATCAGTTTGATATCCCCCTTCCGCACGATCTTTTTGTTCGCTGGCAGGGCGCATAG
- a CDS encoding putative amino acid transporter (similar to E. coli putative amino acid/amine transport protein (AAC73363.1); Blastp hit to AAC73363.1 (475 aa), 36% identity in aa 9 - 463), which produces MDTLQQSPPAEPEGGLRRNLKKRHLLMMSLGGTIGTGLFIGIAEPLSSVGPAGTLLAYLFAGTIMLATMMCLGELSCAFPHSGSFQHYALMFMPSPCWSYTIGWLYWFSWVFSLAADLTAAGFIAHQFFPAVPVYMFCLAILLILTAINLTSAKSFGECEYWLSAIKVFAIVLFICAGGVMIYSLMGHSDWHPTLKTDGMWFPHGWEQIVVYMTIVIYSFQGVELVGNAAGETESPHIILPKVILGIGLRIILFYGLAIAVLALVYPHELTPNGQSPFVWVFSHAGIPGADTLMTLVIFSAAVSAANSAIYASSRMLWSMAGDRFAPACFGKTNGGGVPVYAILITALLALVSLLTRYIPAQQFYLYLIASTGQVGCLAWITIGWCQYRFRQSVRNGTYASDLLRYRSPLFPWTARFVIITNFAIMVGTWFSEQGVVIMLVELAFMIGILLSWYLFRPTLSRLRNTVG; this is translated from the coding sequence ATGGATACCCTGCAACAATCTCCGCCAGCAGAGCCTGAAGGCGGTCTGCGGCGTAACCTGAAGAAGCGGCACCTGCTGATGATGTCGCTGGGCGGCACGATTGGCACCGGCTTATTTATCGGCATTGCCGAACCGTTAAGCAGCGTCGGGCCGGCGGGAACCTTACTGGCCTATCTGTTTGCCGGAACCATTATGCTGGCGACGATGATGTGTCTTGGCGAATTATCATGCGCCTTTCCTCACTCCGGTTCATTTCAACATTACGCGCTGATGTTTATGCCGTCACCTTGCTGGAGCTATACCATTGGCTGGCTTTACTGGTTTAGCTGGGTCTTTTCCCTGGCGGCCGACCTCACTGCCGCAGGGTTTATTGCTCACCAGTTTTTCCCCGCGGTTCCGGTATATATGTTCTGCCTGGCGATTCTGCTCATCCTGACGGCCATCAATCTCACCTCCGCAAAAAGTTTTGGCGAATGCGAATACTGGCTTTCGGCCATTAAGGTTTTCGCGATCGTGCTGTTTATTTGCGCGGGCGGGGTTATGATCTACTCGCTAATGGGCCATAGTGACTGGCACCCGACGTTAAAAACAGACGGAATGTGGTTTCCCCACGGTTGGGAGCAAATTGTGGTTTATATGACGATCGTGATTTACTCCTTCCAGGGGGTGGAACTGGTAGGAAATGCGGCAGGGGAGACCGAATCGCCGCACATTATTTTACCGAAAGTGATCCTGGGGATCGGTCTCAGAATCATTTTGTTTTACGGCCTGGCGATTGCGGTGCTGGCGCTGGTCTATCCGCATGAACTGACGCCAAATGGACAAAGTCCCTTTGTATGGGTATTCTCCCACGCGGGCATTCCGGGGGCGGATACGCTGATGACGCTGGTGATCTTTTCCGCCGCGGTTTCTGCCGCTAACTCGGCCATTTACGCCAGTTCGCGTATGCTGTGGTCTATGGCGGGCGATCGCTTTGCGCCAGCCTGCTTTGGTAAAACGAACGGCGGCGGCGTGCCGGTGTATGCTATTTTAATCACGGCCTTGTTGGCGTTAGTGTCGTTGCTGACCCGCTATATTCCCGCACAGCAATTTTATTTATATCTGATCGCCAGTACCGGGCAGGTGGGTTGCCTGGCATGGATAACCATCGGATGGTGCCAGTATCGCTTCCGACAATCGGTGCGTAATGGAACGTACGCCAGCGATTTGCTACGCTATCGATCGCCGCTTTTCCCCTGGACGGCCCGATTTGTCATTATCACCAATTTTGCCATTATGGTCGGCACCTGGTTTAGTGAGCAGGGGGTAGTGATAATGTTGGTTGAGCTGGCTTTTATGATAGGGATTCTTTTGTCATGGTATCTCTTCAGACCCACTTTGAGCCGATTACGTAACACAGTGGGATGA
- a CDS encoding putative cytoplasmic protein (similar to E. coli orf, hypothetical protein (AAC76406.1); Blastp hit to AAC76406.1 (387 aa), 27% identity in aa 33 - 293) has protein sequence MYMPVLEINLRKLEENARTEKALLASSGIDVMAVNKVFDGCVETAQAVFNGGITVIAESRTYNLKKIRETGCTTCLLRSPCLSEIEDVVRYADISLNSEPVVLRALSQEAQRQGKTHQVLLMVDMGDLREGIWFGEYQRILETVTLITGLPGLELYGLGTNFNCYGTVLPTVKNGEDFLALAARLEADSGIPVRRLSAGNCTSYHLLDKGIWPQGLNHLRIGGLHEFGIEYVDMKYLNEFHHSAKPVDKACSDMYILEAEIIELNSKPTVPVGELGVDAFLQSKTFVDRGIRRRALLAFGRQDVPSDNCVPCDDAITILGQTSDHTLVDIEDCRQSLKVGDVVRFELDYTGLLMACQTKGVAWRFTR, from the coding sequence ATGTATATGCCAGTTCTGGAAATAAATCTACGCAAGCTGGAAGAAAACGCCCGCACGGAAAAAGCTCTGCTGGCAAGTAGCGGTATTGACGTGATGGCTGTCAATAAAGTTTTTGACGGCTGCGTGGAAACCGCGCAGGCGGTGTTCAACGGCGGAATTACCGTTATCGCTGAATCACGAACCTATAATTTGAAAAAAATACGCGAGACAGGATGTACGACCTGCCTGTTACGCAGTCCGTGTCTGAGTGAAATCGAAGATGTGGTGCGCTACGCGGATATTAGTTTAAATAGCGAGCCGGTGGTATTACGGGCATTATCGCAAGAAGCCCAACGCCAGGGGAAAACGCATCAGGTATTACTGATGGTGGATATGGGCGATTTACGCGAGGGTATCTGGTTTGGTGAATATCAACGCATTCTTGAGACCGTGACTCTGATTACTGGTCTGCCCGGTCTGGAATTATATGGACTGGGCACCAACTTTAATTGTTACGGCACCGTGTTGCCAACGGTAAAAAATGGCGAGGATTTTCTGGCGCTGGCCGCCCGGCTGGAAGCTGACAGCGGTATTCCTGTCCGGCGGCTTTCTGCGGGAAACTGCACCAGCTATCACCTGCTGGATAAAGGTATCTGGCCGCAGGGACTGAATCATCTGCGCATCGGCGGACTGCATGAATTCGGCATTGAATATGTGGACATGAAATACCTGAATGAATTTCACCACTCCGCAAAACCGGTCGATAAAGCCTGTTCCGATATGTATATCCTGGAAGCGGAAATCATCGAACTGAACAGTAAACCTACCGTCCCGGTCGGGGAGCTGGGCGTCGATGCCTTTTTGCAAAGTAAAACCTTTGTCGATCGTGGCATACGCCGACGCGCATTGCTGGCGTTTGGTCGCCAGGATGTGCCGTCGGATAACTGTGTGCCATGCGACGACGCTATCACTATCTTAGGACAAACCAGCGATCATACGCTGGTGGATATTGAAGATTGTCGTCAGTCGCTAAAAGTAGGCGATGTGGTTCGCTTTGAGCTGGATTATACGGGCCTGTTAATGGCCTGCCAGACCAAAGGCGTCGCCTGGAGGTTTACGCGTTAA
- a CDS encoding putative amino acid transporter (similar to E. coli acid sensitivity protein, putative transporter (AAC74565.1); Blastp hit to AAC74565.1 (511 aa), 25% identity in aa 15 - 479) has translation MSNTNSGLLGIKDIVFMNVIAILSLRQIPNVAPYGASAMLLWVIAAFCLFFPLAMVCGELSTGWPKDGGIFVWIKEAFGKRIAWIVVVCFLFSCVLFFPLMLQFGFTALGYMIGGGLAENKAFIGIGSAVIFWLLTLMNIRGMEWTKIINSISAWCGVFIPSAILILLAVVWLCTGHQMQTDYTTAKNWIPDLGHWDTIVFLSSMMFAFAGLEVAPMIAGRTRNPQRDFPRAMAVSAAVIVGIYMVGTWALNTLLPAGKTDIVAGVMQAMHAAADTLHMPWLIPVMAICMFFGALGQINSWLVGPIYMLQEASREDNLLGDRIGKLHPVWKTPAFALTVQAIIVTVLCFSTFISPSVAAAYWMLTALTTITYFIPYLVMFPAFWRLRKTQPDTPRSFKIPGKVLPAILPALGFLSIAFAVALLFIPPSQIDMGGYFQYAGKIIGGAVLAVVVAEYIYHRAQKRNARLSMAGGK, from the coding sequence ATGAGTAACACGAATTCTGGCTTACTTGGCATCAAAGACATTGTCTTTATGAATGTCATCGCTATTCTGAGTTTGCGGCAAATCCCTAACGTGGCGCCTTACGGGGCATCGGCCATGTTGTTATGGGTGATCGCCGCATTCTGCTTGTTTTTTCCTTTAGCGATGGTATGCGGCGAGCTGTCAACCGGCTGGCCGAAAGATGGCGGGATATTTGTCTGGATTAAAGAGGCATTTGGTAAACGTATTGCATGGATTGTCGTGGTTTGTTTTCTCTTTTCCTGCGTACTGTTTTTCCCATTAATGCTGCAATTCGGCTTTACCGCGTTGGGCTATATGATCGGCGGCGGCCTGGCGGAAAATAAAGCGTTTATCGGTATTGGTTCCGCGGTAATTTTCTGGCTATTAACGCTGATGAATATCCGCGGGATGGAATGGACAAAAATTATTAATAGCATCAGCGCCTGGTGCGGCGTATTTATTCCCTCCGCCATCCTCATTTTGCTGGCGGTAGTATGGCTATGTACCGGACACCAGATGCAGACGGACTACACTACAGCGAAAAACTGGATTCCGGATCTCGGACACTGGGATACGATCGTTTTCTTATCCAGCATGATGTTTGCGTTTGCCGGACTGGAGGTCGCCCCGATGATTGCCGGGCGTACCCGTAATCCACAGCGTGATTTTCCGCGAGCGATGGCCGTCTCCGCCGCCGTTATCGTCGGGATCTATATGGTCGGCACCTGGGCGCTAAATACGCTTTTACCCGCCGGGAAAACCGACATCGTGGCAGGCGTCATGCAGGCTATGCATGCTGCTGCGGATACGCTGCATATGCCGTGGTTAATTCCTGTTATGGCCATCTGTATGTTTTTTGGCGCTCTCGGGCAGATTAACTCCTGGCTGGTGGGGCCGATTTATATGCTCCAGGAAGCCTCGCGTGAAGATAATCTGCTGGGGGACCGAATCGGCAAATTACATCCGGTGTGGAAAACGCCCGCCTTTGCCTTGACTGTACAGGCGATTATTGTCACGGTCCTGTGTTTTTCGACTTTTATTTCGCCAAGCGTTGCGGCGGCTTACTGGATGTTAACGGCGCTAACGACCATCACCTATTTTATTCCTTACCTGGTGATGTTCCCAGCGTTCTGGCGTTTACGTAAGACTCAGCCGGATACGCCAAGAAGTTTTAAAATTCCGGGCAAGGTTTTACCGGCTATTTTACCCGCGCTGGGCTTTCTTTCTATCGCCTTTGCCGTTGCGCTGTTATTTATTCCGCCTTCTCAAATTGATATGGGCGGATATTTCCAGTACGCCGGGAAAATTATTGGCGGAGCCGTGCTGGCGGTTGTCGTCGCGGAGTACATTTACCATCGGGCGCAGAAACGTAATGCCCGTTTAAGCATGGCGGGAGGAAAATAA